A window of Chthoniobacterales bacterium genomic DNA:
ACGGTGGCGGCCGCGAGCAATTTCAGCGGTCGGCCGCAAAATTGCATCATTGCGTCGAAGCTCCCGGCGGATTCGGGGTGGTATGCGCTGTGGAAGCCCTCGTTGGGAGCAGATAACCCTCCGCGTGGTTATGCGTTCGCGGCCTTCAAGCTACCCTCAAGCGGTCTCCTGCTAACGTATTCGGTGCACATGAAGAGCAACCTAGGCGGGATCGAAAGGAACATTGCAGCTCGTGAGGAATCGGCCAAGCAGCTGCTCGAACATGCCAAAGAAATGATGCGGCTTTACTGGCCCCGGGGCGGAAAAAGAATCATCATTGCCGGTGATTTCAACGCCGACATTGGCGGACCGAGATTCGGCAAGGATCGCAGCGTCGAATCGCTGCAGAAGGCTGGCCTCCAATGGGTCTGGAAAGGCGTTTCCCCGTCCGCCCGCGTCACCATCCCCGGCAATGGGAAATATCCTGCTGACTGTTTCGACCACATGCTATTTTCCGGACTCAAGCTCGCGAGCGTTTCCGTCGTGAAAGCTGTTCCTCCCTCGGATCACAACGCCGTTCTGGCGACATTCAATCCGTGAACACGCGCCCGCTGGCGCTGCAGGCTGGGCAAACTGCGTGGATCGCCCGTCGCGAAAACGACGGCCTGCCCGACGAACTTTTGCACAATGCACCGGTCCTCGTCCTTTTCCTGGAGGGGCACTGGGCCTTTATCCGTGACGGGGCGAGGAGACAACGACGCCTCGCCGTCAGCGCGCTAGACGCGGGCAGCGAATACCAAGGGCGAAGTGGCCACTGGTATGCCGAGGATCACCCTCAAGTTCAGAGCGCACTCGTCACTTATAATCGAGAAGCTCGAAAGCGAGAGAGGCAACGAGGCCGAAGTCGCCCGGCTTCGGGGGATTCTCGACGCCACCCGGAAATCGACTAGCCGTTCAGGAATATCTCCGGAACCCCGTTGCGAAGGTCGGAGACCTCTGGCATTGTTGCCTCTGTTCCGGGGGGAACAGTAGGCCGTCGTGGCATTCGTCGCGGCGGCCTACAATTTTTCTTCCCTAGCCGCGCGTCGGGGAAGTGCCTGATTGGCAAGGCACTGTGAAGCAGTCACGATCACTTCATATTTCCTCCCCACGCGAACGGCGCGACCGGGTCATGCAATCCTCGGCTCGCGCCGTCTTTCTTCTGGAAAGCGTCACGCTCAAAGATGCCCTTGCCACACCGATGTCCAAGGTCCTGCGCTATCATCTCGACCATGAGCAGAATGAGCAAAGCCGCTCGCCTCGAGCTAATCCGGCGCATTCGTGAAGACGGACCGAAGGCGTATCTCGATCCCCGCAAGCCGGTTCACTTGATTGCCGAACAGCTTCCTCCGGAGGGGGAGCAGGTCAAGGTGTGGTGGGAATCGGGGAATGGCACCGGAGGTGTCTGGCTTGGTGATCGCTGGGAACTTCGGGATGAAGGCGATTTTTCGGCCTTCGGAGAACTCGTGAAGTGGCAGAGGATTCCACCGGCGCATTCAACGCCTTCCCCCTAAATTTGGACTCCGCTGCACCCGCGTATCTGACGTAGGGACCCGTCCAAAGATGACGGGCACCTCGAACCTTGAGCAGCATGGCTTGGATTTCTGCCGCAATTCCTCCCCCATCTACCGGCCGCTGCGCTCTATGGCTTTATCGCGCGGGCGTTATTTTCGAAGGCGGCTATTCGGGGGTGAAGTTTGTCGGGCATGATGGCGCTGAAGTGCCCGGGATCACGCATTGGCAGCGCATCGGCCCGACTGGTCGGCCACCGTCGTCCCGACCTCTTCGGAAATGGCACAAGGTGCGGCAATCGCATTTCTCGTTTTGAGCTGAGATTGCGATCGATGTAGCTCGCCAGCATCTCCCTCAAAGCATGCGCTTTACCACGGTCGGCAAACGCTGCAAGTGCCGCCGCTTTTCGCGCAGTGACCGCATGAGCTGCAGCTCGTGCAAGCTGAACATGGCCCACTATTTCCGACGCACTTCCCGGCGAAGGCAGCGGGGGAGATGAGGAAAACCGAAGCGGCAATTGTGCACGCTACCGGTTTCTCTTTCTCCGCCTCTTTGCCCATGCTGTTTCTACCTCTTCATCAGATGAGCTTTCCCCCAAACTGAGTATTTGACGCATTTGCTCGACAGTGAAGGCACTCACTTCGACGGCTGGTGGGCGAATGTCATAATACGCTGCGGCAGCCGAAGGCATCACGAGGTTCAGATAGTGCTCGGCAATTACCGCGGGGCTATTGCCGGATTCCGTGGCAACCTTGGCAATATCACGAGTTAACGCCACTTTGTAGGAAATAGCGGAATGCCTCAGCCCATTGTTCGGCCAGGGCTTCAACACGATGCCTTTTTCGGACACGTCCCGCAGCAAGGCTTGAAGTTGTGCGCTGTGTCGGCCTGGTGCTGTTGCCGTAAAACCGGACTTCACCCGTGCGATGTCGAAACGATACCGGAAATCTGTAGGGACGACCGGGCCGGATTTGCGGGCGTAGGGGAGCAGCCACTCTACCGCATTTTCGGGAATCTCGACCGTGCGGCGCTTTTTCGTTTTCGCGAGCTTGGCACCCACAACAACAACGCGCTCGTCAAGGTGGACGTCCGACCAGTCCAACCGGAGAAGCTGCCCGGTTTTTTCCCCCGGTTTCTTGTTCGCTCGTTTGATGAGTTCCGATTGCCGGAGGTTGGAAAATCCTGCGATCACCGTGCCGGGAATGGTATGCTCGTCGCCGTTGAGGAGGAGAGATTGAACTTCCTTCACGGCCAGTATTTCAATTTCCTCGAACTCCTCCCCGCTCTCGACGATTTCGATGTCCGTTGCAACGGAGGCGTCACACCATTTGCGAGCGTTGGCGCTGCCGAAGCTCCAAAGCGTGCACAGATCGCGGCGAAATGTGTTGCGAGTGCCGGGTTGCTCGAATTGTGAGAGGAAGCTTTCAAGATCTTCCGTTGTGTAGGCGGAAAGCGCCTTGCCCACATTCACCGCCTGCTCGGGGTCGTCGCTCACAGCGAGCTTCGGGAAAATCTTTTTCAAATCCAAAATCTGTTCACGGGTACGCGTTTCTTCGACAGGGTAGGCAGTCAGCAATCGTCCGGGGCGATAGGCTAGCCGCTGGCAATAGTCGTCTGACTTTCCAGCCAGCCTCTTCGAGCGTACAAGCTCTGCAATCGCGTCGATGAGGGGGACCGAAGAGTAAAGACGACGGAAGTGAGCGGTTCCAATTTCCAGCGCGTCAGCAATGGTCTTTCCGTATCCCCGCAACTCGTGGAAATAGCGTTCGTGGAGGTCGAGGGCAAACTTGATGGCATCTCGCGGTTGCAGGTCGAACGCCGCCAATGCCGGTTCTTCAAAGCTCTTTGTGCCATGCGTGGCAAGGTCCGTACGGAAAGTTTCCGCCCATTCTTCTGCCTGCTTTTTCGTCGGGAAGAACTGACGTGGGCCAATGCCATTTTTTCGAGCGTCAGCAAGCCAGACTGGCTTGCCGTGGTTGATTGTCCTTTTGACCTTCGGCCATGCGTTTTTCGCCTTCGACATGATTCGAATGTTGGCAGCAAATTGGCAGCAAATCAACAGTTACTCTGTTAATCATGGCCCTCTCAAGGCCGGTGCACGGGTTCGATTCCCGTAGGCGCTGCCACTCTTCTCTCGGGGAGTGGACTTCCAAAATCTCCGCATTGCCCGTGTGATTTTCGGATGCGTCATCCGGTGCAATCCCGCACTTTCCCAGATGCTGCCGGTGGGCGCGAGGCCCCGATCGTCACTTTGCTCCATTCCCTGCTGGCGCGCGAAGCCGGCTGCCGAGTCGAATTGCGGCAGATCCAGCCAAGTCGACGGAGTCATCGCAATCCTGAACGTGTCGTTCGATGAGAACTCCATAGTCACAAAAGCGACCTCGCGTTGAGAGCCGATGGCACCCCCGAGACGATTGAAAGAGGGAGGCGGAGACCGGAATCGAACCGGTGGATGGAGCTTTTGCAGAGCTCTGCCTTACCACTTG
This region includes:
- a CDS encoding site-specific integrase gives rise to the protein MSKAKNAWPKVKRTINHGKPVWLADARKNGIGPRQFFPTKKQAEEWAETFRTDLATHGTKSFEEPALAAFDLQPRDAIKFALDLHERYFHELRGYGKTIADALEIGTAHFRRLYSSVPLIDAIAELVRSKRLAGKSDDYCQRLAYRPGRLLTAYPVEETRTREQILDLKKIFPKLAVSDDPEQAVNVGKALSAYTTEDLESFLSQFEQPGTRNTFRRDLCTLWSFGSANARKWCDASVATDIEIVESGEEFEEIEILAVKEVQSLLLNGDEHTIPGTVIAGFSNLRQSELIKRANKKPGEKTGQLLRLDWSDVHLDERVVVVGAKLAKTKKRRTVEIPENAVEWLLPYARKSGPVVPTDFRYRFDIARVKSGFTATAPGRHSAQLQALLRDVSEKGIVLKPWPNNGLRHSAISYKVALTRDIAKVATESGNSPAVIAEHYLNLVMPSAAAAYYDIRPPAVEVSAFTVEQMRQILSLGESSSDEEVETAWAKRRRKRNR
- a CDS encoding endonuclease/exonuclease/phosphatase family protein, producing the protein MRFVLLALWLFSISSTIAAPLTVVTWNTKWLPGGKPNATAEAQATQMKVAQEVVKKLNPDILFLQEVRDYKAAEELCSVVPGLTVAAASNFSGRPQNCIIASKLPADSGWYALWKPSLGADNPPRGYAFAAFKLPSSGLLLTYSVHMKSNLGGIERNIAAREESAKQLLEHAKEMMRLYWPRGGKRIIIAGDFNADIGGPRFGKDRSVESLQKAGLQWVWKGVSPSARVTIPGNGKYPADCFDHMLFSGLKLASVSVVKAVPPSDHNAVLATFNP